From Leptotrichia wadei, one genomic window encodes:
- a CDS encoding arsenate reductase family protein, with protein MNKVYCYPRCTTCKKAVKWLEENGIEYEYKHIVEETPSKEEIKKYYEKSGLPLKKFFNTSGNVYKQMNLKEKLAEMSEDEQFELLASNGMVLKRPLFVGKDFVLVGFKEAEWAEKLK; from the coding sequence ATGAATAAAGTATATTGCTACCCAAGATGCACAACTTGTAAAAAGGCTGTAAAATGGCTGGAGGAAAATGGGATTGAGTACGAGTATAAGCATATTGTAGAGGAAACTCCGTCGAAGGAGGAAATAAAAAAATACTATGAAAAAAGTGGATTGCCTTTAAAAAAATTTTTTAATACGAGCGGGAATGTTTATAAACAAATGAATTTAAAGGAAAAATTGGCAGAGATGTCGGAAGATGAACAGTTTGAGCTGCTTGCAAGCAATGGGATGGTGTTGAAAAGACCGCTTTTTGTGGGAAAGGATTTTGTACTGGTTGGATTTAAGGAAGCTGAGTGGGCTGAAAAGTTGAAGTAA